A single genomic interval of Pyruvatibacter sp. HU-CL02332 harbors:
- a CDS encoding dienelactone hydrolase family protein — protein MAHKGEMMTLKSAGDGAQLSAYHVTPFGDKKGGLVLVQEIFGVTDHIKDLCDGFAADGYEVVAPSLYDREETGFQATYSDEDIARSLKLQQATGYDHVKGDIQAAIDFLHTRNNLRVHITGYCYGGSVAWVAACRCTGLTSAAGYYGRHIIDHVEEEPQCETILHFGEQDKAIPMEWVRDIEAAHPDIRVYVYDADHGFNSDRRANYDEDATQQARERTLELFEMADL, from the coding sequence ATGGCGCACAAAGGTGAAATGATGACCCTGAAGAGTGCCGGTGATGGTGCTCAGCTATCCGCCTACCACGTCACACCTTTCGGCGACAAAAAGGGCGGTCTCGTCCTTGTTCAGGAAATTTTCGGCGTCACGGACCACATCAAGGATCTGTGCGACGGCTTTGCTGCCGACGGCTACGAGGTCGTTGCCCCCAGCCTCTATGACCGCGAAGAGACAGGTTTTCAGGCCACCTACTCCGACGAAGACATCGCCCGCTCCCTGAAACTGCAGCAAGCCACCGGCTACGACCATGTCAAAGGTGACATTCAGGCAGCCATCGACTTCCTGCACACCCGCAACAATCTGCGCGTCCACATCACCGGCTATTGCTATGGCGGGTCCGTGGCATGGGTCGCTGCATGCCGCTGCACAGGCTTGACGTCAGCTGCTGGATATTACGGCCGCCACATCATCGACCATGTGGAAGAAGAGCCCCAGTGCGAGACGATCCTGCATTTCGGCGAGCAGGACAAAGCCATCCCCATGGAGTGGGTCCGCGACATCGAAGCCGCACACCCGGACATTCGCGTCTATGTCTATGACGCCGACCACGGCTTCAATTCAGACCGTCGCGCCAACTACGACGAAGACGCCACCCAGCAGGCCCGTGAGCGGACGCTGGAACTCTTCGAGATGGCCGACCTCTAA
- a CDS encoding adenine phosphoribosyltransferase, translating into MQSDPMDIKDLIRTIPDYPKPGIMFRDITTLLNDARGFRCTVDQLVQLNVVSEIDIVAGIEARGFILGGAVAHQLGKPFVPIRKKGKLPGETIGVEYALEYGTDTVEMHIDAVTEGQCVLVVDDLIATGGTAEAAIKLVRQAGGKVIAASFVIDLPDIGGRKKLEDMGVEVQTLCEFEGD; encoded by the coding sequence ATGCAGAGTGATCCCATGGACATCAAAGACCTGATCCGCACCATCCCCGACTATCCAAAGCCGGGCATCATGTTTCGTGACATCACGACATTGCTGAATGACGCGCGTGGCTTCCGCTGCACTGTCGACCAGCTGGTGCAGCTCAACGTGGTGTCGGAGATCGACATTGTGGCGGGCATCGAAGCGCGGGGGTTCATTCTCGGCGGTGCGGTGGCCCACCAGCTCGGCAAGCCATTCGTGCCGATCCGCAAGAAGGGCAAGCTGCCCGGCGAGACCATTGGCGTGGAATATGCGCTTGAATACGGCACAGACACCGTGGAGATGCATATTGATGCGGTGACCGAGGGGCAATGCGTGCTTGTGGTGGACGATCTGATTGCCACAGGCGGGACGGCTGAAGCGGCCATCAAGCTTGTGCGTCAGGCAGGCGGCAAGGTGATTGCTGCGAGCTTTGTCATTGACCTGCCGGACATAGGCGGGCGCAAGAAGCTGGAAGACATGGGCGTTGAAGTTCAGACTTTGTGTGAGTTTGAAGGCGACTGA
- the pth gene encoding aminoacyl-tRNA hydrolase, whose product MLLIAGLGNPGQKYEHNRHNIGFKVVDAIARDHGFSPWRQRFHGEVAEGRMGTQKVMLLKPTTYMNDSGIAVSEAANFFKLGPNEVYVIYDEIDLAPAKVRVKAGGGAAGHNGIRSIVSHFGKDFMRVRLGVGHPGDKNRVPGYVLKDFAKSEGPFVEALIAAVSNAVPDLAQERDSEFMNKVALDLREQGFGEKPAKKKKAADDAAAKNGDDA is encoded by the coding sequence ATGCTCCTCATTGCAGGGCTCGGCAACCCCGGGCAAAAATACGAGCACAACCGACACAACATTGGCTTTAAGGTCGTGGACGCGATTGCCCGCGACCATGGCTTCAGCCCGTGGCGCCAGCGCTTTCATGGCGAGGTAGCCGAGGGCCGCATGGGCACGCAGAAAGTCATGCTGCTCAAGCCAACCACCTACATGAACGACAGTGGCATTGCCGTTTCCGAGGCTGCCAATTTCTTCAAGCTCGGCCCCAACGAGGTCTATGTCATTTATGACGAGATCGACCTCGCCCCTGCAAAGGTCCGCGTAAAGGCCGGTGGCGGCGCTGCAGGTCACAATGGCATTCGCTCCATTGTTTCCCACTTCGGCAAGGATTTTATGAGGGTACGTCTGGGTGTCGGCCACCCTGGCGACAAGAACCGCGTGCCCGGCTATGTGCTCAAGGATTTCGCCAAATCTGAAGGTCCCTTCGTAGAGGCGCTTATAGCTGCGGTCAGCAATGCAGTTCCGGACCTTGCGCAGGAGCGTGATTCCGAGTTCATGAACAAAGTTGCGCTTGATCTGCGCGAGCAGGGCTTTGGCGAAAAGCCCGCGAAAAAGAAGAAGGCTGCGGATGATGCGGCAGCCAAGAATGGAGACGACGCCTGA
- a CDS encoding HIT family protein gives MTVFVLDHRLADESVLAVSLTLCDVLLRDDARTLWVVLVPRLAGLEELHDLSADDQARLMLEVGQVSKAVGEIAQPTKVNTGALGNIVRQLHVHIMARYEGDFAWPGPVWGVGERVPMDDTLKAERLAALRDVLQGR, from the coding sequence ATGACCGTGTTTGTTCTGGACCACCGCCTTGCGGATGAAAGTGTTCTCGCGGTGTCCCTGACGCTGTGTGATGTGCTCCTGCGCGATGACGCGCGGACCTTGTGGGTTGTTCTGGTGCCGCGTCTGGCGGGGCTTGAGGAGCTTCATGATCTGTCTGCCGATGACCAGGCCCGGCTGATGCTGGAGGTTGGGCAAGTATCCAAGGCCGTTGGCGAGATCGCGCAGCCGACCAAGGTCAATACCGGTGCGCTTGGCAATATTGTCCGTCAGCTGCATGTGCACATCATGGCGCGCTACGAAGGTGACTTCGCCTGGCCCGGCCCTGTGTGGGGCGTTGGCGAGCGTGTGCCAATGGATGACACGCTGAAGGCTGAGCGACTGGCGGCGCTCCGAGACGTGCTTCAGGGCCGTTAG
- the petA gene encoding ubiquinol-cytochrome c reductase iron-sulfur subunit: MADANSAVTEAGEEPTRRDFLYVATGAFAAVGGAFAVWPLVDQMNPDASTRALASTEVDISGVAEGQGVTIMWRGKPVFIRHRTAAEIEEAKSVSMDELPDPIARNANIDPDADAEDINRAASDTEKWLVLIGVCTHLGCVPLSDQGDFGGWFCPCHGSHYDIAGRIRRGPAPENLPVPPLEFLSDTRIRIG; encoded by the coding sequence TTGGCAGACGCTAATTCAGCAGTGACCGAGGCAGGCGAAGAGCCCACCCGTCGCGACTTCTTGTATGTGGCCACAGGCGCCTTTGCCGCTGTCGGCGGCGCATTTGCCGTCTGGCCGCTGGTTGACCAGATGAACCCGGACGCTTCAACGCGCGCGCTGGCCTCCACGGAAGTGGACATCAGCGGTGTTGCCGAGGGGCAGGGCGTAACAATCATGTGGCGCGGCAAGCCCGTCTTCATCCGTCACCGGACGGCTGCAGAGATTGAAGAGGCCAAGTCGGTCTCCATGGATGAGTTGCCTGATCCGATTGCCCGCAACGCCAATATCGACCCCGATGCTGACGCTGAAGACATCAACCGCGCTGCATCCGACACTGAAAAGTGGCTGGTGCTGATCGGTGTGTGCACGCACCTTGGTTGCGTACCGCTGTCTGACCAGGGTGATTTCGGTGGCTGGTTCTGCCCTTGCCATGGTTCGCACTACGACATTGCAGGGCGTATCCGCCGCGGCCCGGCTCCGGAAAACCTGCCGGTTCCGCCGCTTGAATTCCTGTCCGACACACGCATCCGCATCGGCTAA
- a CDS encoding MaoC family dehydratase — MWFEDFKIGARMELGSYTFSEDEIIRFAKKYDPQPFHVDPVAAKDGPYGGLIASGWHTSATWMKLMISLRQSTPRSAEDDSPQGGPSPGFFDMRWPNPVRAGDTITYTAECVELVPLKSRPEWGIVRHKNEGFNQDGKMVFHFIGQGLMPRREPGSDLPG, encoded by the coding sequence ATGTGGTTTGAAGATTTTAAAATTGGCGCGCGCATGGAGCTTGGCTCCTACACCTTCTCCGAAGACGAGATCATCCGCTTCGCCAAGAAATACGACCCCCAGCCTTTCCACGTAGACCCTGTTGCAGCCAAGGACGGCCCCTATGGCGGCCTCATCGCCTCAGGCTGGCATACCAGCGCCACCTGGATGAAACTGATGATCAGCCTGCGTCAGAGCACGCCACGCTCCGCAGAAGACGACAGCCCGCAAGGCGGCCCCTCACCCGGATTTTTCGACATGCGCTGGCCCAATCCGGTCCGTGCCGGAGACACCATCACCTACACCGCTGAATGCGTTGAACTGGTGCCCCTCAAGTCACGACCCGAATGGGGAATCGTGCGGCACAAAAATGAGGGCTTTAATCAGGATGGTAAAATGGTGTTCCATTTCATTGGGCAGGGCCTGATGCCCCGCCGTGAGCCGGGCAGCGACCTGCCGGGCTAA
- the ychF gene encoding redox-regulated ATPase YchF, with the protein MGFKCGIVGLPNVGKSTLFNALTKTAAAQAENYPFCTIEPNVGEVAVPEERLMKLAGIATSKEVIPARLTFVDIAGLVKGASQGEGLGNQFLANIREVDAVAYVLRCFEDDDITHVEGRIDPTNDADVVETELMLSDLDSLERRIAPLEKKAKSGEKEAKAQIALMEKALVLLRDGKPARLADISDDEKQDWKNLQLLTSKPVLYVCNVEEESAATGNSFSEQVAERAKAEGAAFVVISAKIEAEVAQLDDEEAGEYLETLGLEEPGLNRLIQAGYNLLGLCTYFTAGPKEARAWTIRTGTRAPQAAAVIHTDFEKGFIRAETIGYDDYVSLGGETAAREAGKMRLEGKEYIVQDGDVLHFRFAN; encoded by the coding sequence ATGGGTTTTAAGTGCGGCATTGTTGGCCTTCCCAATGTGGGGAAATCGACGCTGTTCAACGCGTTGACAAAAACGGCCGCTGCTCAGGCGGAGAACTACCCCTTCTGCACCATCGAACCCAATGTGGGCGAGGTCGCCGTGCCAGAAGAACGCCTTATGAAGCTGGCAGGCATCGCCACCTCCAAGGAAGTGATCCCCGCCCGCCTCACCTTCGTGGACATTGCAGGCCTCGTGAAAGGTGCGAGCCAGGGCGAAGGTCTGGGCAACCAGTTCCTCGCCAACATCCGCGAAGTTGATGCCGTGGCCTATGTGCTGCGCTGCTTTGAAGATGACGACATCACCCATGTGGAAGGGCGCATTGACCCGACCAATGACGCGGACGTCGTTGAAACAGAATTGATGCTCTCGGACCTCGACAGCCTGGAGCGCCGCATCGCGCCTTTGGAAAAGAAAGCCAAGTCCGGCGAGAAAGAAGCCAAGGCGCAGATCGCGCTGATGGAAAAAGCGCTGGTACTATTGCGCGACGGCAAACCAGCCCGCCTTGCTGACATTTCCGACGATGAAAAGCAGGATTGGAAGAACCTCCAGCTGCTGACCTCCAAACCCGTTTTGTACGTCTGCAACGTTGAAGAAGAATCTGCGGCAACCGGCAACAGTTTCTCCGAGCAGGTTGCAGAGCGCGCCAAGGCCGAAGGCGCAGCCTTCGTTGTGATCTCCGCCAAGATTGAAGCCGAAGTCGCCCAGCTCGATGACGAAGAAGCAGGCGAATATCTCGAGACCCTGGGGCTTGAAGAACCCGGCCTCAACCGCCTGATCCAGGCTGGCTACAATCTGCTAGGCCTGTGCACCTATTTCACCGCCGGCCCCAAAGAGGCCCGTGCATGGACAATCCGCACCGGCACGCGCGCGCCACAGGCCGCCGCAGTGATCCACACAGATTTCGAAAAAGGCTTCATCCGCGCCGAAACCATTGGCTATGACGACTATGTCAGTCTTGGCGGCGAGACAGCGGCCCGTGAAGCAGGCAAGATGCGCCTAGAGGGCAAGGAATACATTGTCCAGGACGGCGACGTGCTTCATTTCAGATTTGCAAATTAG
- a CDS encoding cytochrome b N-terminal domain-containing protein has product MAHESTYQPSNGFAKWMDDRLPLMRVAHDTAINFPTPKNLNYWYTFGAILTFCLAVQIITGIILAMHYTAHVDMAFASVEKIMRDVNYGWLLRYIHSNGASMFFLAVYLHMFRGLYYGSYKAPREVLWILGVIIYLLMTATAFLGYLLPWGQMSLWGANVITSLFGAIPLVGEGLQTWLVGGFAIDNATLNRFFSLHYLFPFMIAGVVFLHIWALHVPGNNNPTGVEVKGEQDTVPFHPYYTMKDAFALTIFAILFAYFVFYDPNVLGHAVNYVEANPLVTPSHIVPEWYLLPFYAILRAVTFDIGPISAKLGGVIAMFAAIAILFFIPWLDTSKVKSARYRPLYKQFFWIFVGVCLVLGWLGGQPAEGGYILAAQIFTGLYFAFFLVVMPVLGLIETPKPVPTSISDAVLAENGGSHGDGGSGGGGAPAGATAAPDRNV; this is encoded by the coding sequence ATGGCTCACGAATCGACATATCAGCCGTCAAACGGCTTTGCGAAGTGGATGGATGACCGCCTTCCGCTGATGCGGGTGGCCCATGACACGGCGATCAATTTCCCGACCCCGAAGAACCTCAACTACTGGTACACTTTCGGCGCTATCCTGACGTTCTGCCTGGCTGTGCAGATCATCACCGGCATTATCCTTGCGATGCACTACACCGCGCATGTGGACATGGCCTTTGCCAGTGTCGAGAAAATTATGCGTGACGTGAATTACGGCTGGCTTCTGCGCTACATCCACTCAAACGGCGCATCGATGTTCTTCCTGGCTGTTTATCTGCACATGTTCCGTGGCCTCTACTACGGCTCCTACAAGGCACCACGTGAGGTTCTGTGGATTCTGGGTGTCATCATCTACCTGCTGATGACCGCAACAGCCTTCCTTGGCTATCTCCTGCCATGGGGCCAGATGAGCCTGTGGGGTGCGAATGTGATCACCAGCCTGTTTGGCGCCATCCCGCTTGTCGGTGAAGGGCTGCAGACCTGGCTTGTGGGTGGCTTTGCGATTGATAACGCAACGCTCAACCGCTTCTTCTCACTTCACTATCTGTTCCCGTTCATGATTGCCGGTGTGGTGTTCCTCCACATCTGGGCGCTGCATGTGCCGGGTAACAACAACCCGACAGGCGTTGAAGTGAAGGGCGAGCAGGACACGGTGCCATTCCATCCGTACTACACGATGAAGGATGCGTTCGCGCTGACGATCTTCGCGATCCTGTTTGCTTACTTCGTGTTCTACGATCCCAACGTGCTTGGTCACGCGGTGAACTACGTGGAAGCCAATCCGCTGGTCACGCCGTCGCACATTGTGCCTGAGTGGTATCTGTTGCCGTTCTACGCAATCCTGCGTGCTGTGACGTTCGACATCGGGCCGATCTCGGCCAAGCTTGGCGGTGTGATTGCCATGTTCGCGGCGATTGCGATCCTGTTCTTCATTCCCTGGCTCGATACATCCAAGGTGAAGTCAGCCCGCTACCGTCCGCTGTACAAGCAGTTCTTCTGGATTTTCGTCGGTGTCTGCCTCGTTCTGGGGTGGCTCGGTGGCCAGCCTGCTGAAGGCGGCTACATCCTCGCTGCGCAGATCTTCACAGGACTGTACTTTGCGTTCTTCCTGGTGGTCATGCCTGTGCTGGGCCTGATCGAGACACCCAAGCCCGTGCCGACCAGCATCTCGGATGCTGTGCTGGCTGAAAACGGGGGCAGCCATGGTGATGGCGGTTCCGGCGGTGGTGGTGCTCCTGCAGGAGCAACCGCAGCACCTGACCGTAATGTTTAA
- a CDS encoding S-methyl-5'-thioadenosine phosphorylase, with amino-acid sequence METVLGIIGGSGVYDHPGLKNATWTTFESPWGQPSDALNIGELEGQKVVFLPRHGRGHRLSPSGINYRANIDIMKRAGVTDIISISACGSFREDLPPGSFVLVDQFIDRTFDRQKSFFGNGLVAHVSMAHPVVSRLQDHAEAAAKAAGINIARGGTYLCMEGPQFSSLAESNLYRTWGCDVIGMTNMPEAKLAREAEIPYATVAMVTDFDCWHPGHDAVEVSDILEVMHANAANAVNLVTHLARDFPRERDACPSGADTTLDTALITAPEARDPALIAKLDAVAGRVLNSN; translated from the coding sequence ATGGAAACAGTATTGGGCATCATTGGCGGGTCAGGGGTCTATGACCATCCAGGCCTCAAGAACGCGACATGGACCACGTTTGAGAGCCCGTGGGGCCAGCCATCAGACGCCCTGAACATCGGCGAGCTGGAAGGGCAGAAGGTCGTGTTTCTGCCGCGGCACGGGCGTGGCCACCGGCTGTCGCCATCGGGCATCAACTACCGCGCCAATATCGACATCATGAAGCGGGCAGGCGTCACCGACATCATTTCAATTTCCGCCTGCGGATCATTTCGCGAGGATTTGCCACCGGGCAGTTTCGTCCTCGTTGACCAGTTCATTGATCGGACGTTTGATCGCCAGAAGTCATTCTTCGGCAACGGGCTGGTGGCGCATGTCTCCATGGCGCATCCCGTCGTGTCGCGATTGCAGGACCATGCAGAAGCGGCAGCCAAGGCTGCGGGCATCAACATCGCCCGTGGCGGCACCTATCTGTGCATGGAAGGCCCGCAATTCTCATCTCTGGCGGAGAGCAACCTGTATCGCACCTGGGGGTGTGATGTGATCGGGATGACCAACATGCCGGAGGCGAAACTGGCGCGCGAGGCGGAAATTCCCTATGCGACCGTTGCCATGGTGACGGATTTTGATTGCTGGCATCCCGGACATGACGCGGTGGAAGTCTCTGACATTCTGGAAGTCATGCATGCCAATGCGGCCAATGCGGTCAATCTTGTGACGCACCTCGCGCGCGATTTTCCGCGCGAACGCGACGCGTGCCCGTCCGGCGCTGATACCACGCTTGATACGGCACTCATTACAGCGCCAGAGGCCCGCGACCCCGCATTGATTGCCAAACTCGACGCGGTTGCCGGCCGCGTGCTCAACTCCAATTGA
- a CDS encoding MaoC family dehydratase produces the protein MASKPELYWEDFPIDEEATFGAYEVKREDMIEFASEFDPQPFHLNEEIAKTSLLGGLATSGWQNCAIAMRIMWDGYLHKSASMGAPGVEEVRWRKPVYAGDVLSMKRKTLETRRSKSRPGMGLVRFGWEMFNQNGDLKMTMEGWAMFECRTDSKVGA, from the coding sequence ATGGCAAGCAAACCAGAGCTTTATTGGGAAGATTTCCCAATCGACGAAGAAGCAACCTTCGGGGCTTACGAAGTAAAGCGCGAAGACATGATCGAGTTCGCGTCCGAATTTGATCCGCAGCCATTTCATCTGAACGAAGAAATCGCCAAGACGTCCCTTCTGGGTGGCCTTGCAACCTCAGGCTGGCAGAACTGCGCCATCGCCATGCGCATCATGTGGGACGGCTATCTGCACAAGTCGGCGTCCATGGGCGCACCTGGCGTTGAAGAAGTGCGCTGGCGCAAACCTGTTTATGCGGGCGACGTGCTCTCCATGAAGCGCAAGACGCTCGAAACCCGCCGCTCAAAATCACGCCCCGGAATGGGTCTGGTGCGCTTTGGTTGGGAAATGTTCAACCAGAACGGCGACCTGAAAATGACCATGGAAGGTTGGGCCATGTTCGAGTGCCGCACCGATAGCAAGGTGGGAGCGTAA
- a CDS encoding cytochrome c1: MFKKMKETQMRQFSSRLVGKLAGAAIAAAIAVSGVSVAQAAGDYEKPLDMQWSWEGPFGTFDRASLQRGFQVYKEVCAACHGLKYLKYRNLGDEGGPGFSEAEVKAIAAAYQVQDGPNDEGDMFERPAQPKDAFKAPFENEQLGRLANNGAYPPDLSLMTKARDGGADYTYSLMLGYEDAPADMQMQPGMNYNKYFSGHQIAMAQPLYPDSVEYADGTEATVDQMAKDVTTFLHWAAEPKLEARKSTGFMVMTFLVILAGLLYFTQRKIWSDQH; encoded by the coding sequence ATGTTTAAGAAGATGAAAGAGACGCAGATGCGCCAGTTCTCATCCAGACTTGTGGGCAAACTTGCCGGTGCAGCCATTGCAGCCGCGATTGCTGTCAGCGGTGTCAGCGTTGCCCAGGCAGCCGGTGACTACGAAAAGCCACTTGATATGCAGTGGAGCTGGGAAGGGCCGTTTGGCACTTTTGATCGCGCCTCACTGCAGCGCGGGTTTCAGGTGTACAAAGAAGTGTGTGCCGCCTGTCACGGTCTGAAATACCTCAAATACCGTAACCTTGGTGACGAAGGTGGCCCCGGGTTCTCTGAAGCCGAAGTGAAAGCAATTGCTGCTGCCTATCAGGTCCAGGACGGCCCGAATGATGAGGGCGACATGTTCGAGCGCCCCGCGCAGCCAAAGGATGCTTTCAAAGCTCCGTTTGAAAACGAGCAGCTTGGTCGCCTGGCCAACAATGGTGCCTACCCACCTGATCTCTCCTTGATGACCAAGGCGCGCGATGGTGGAGCCGACTACACTTACTCGCTGATGCTTGGATATGAAGATGCGCCTGCTGACATGCAGATGCAGCCGGGCATGAACTACAACAAGTACTTCTCCGGCCACCAGATTGCGATGGCACAGCCGCTCTATCCTGACTCTGTTGAGTATGCGGACGGCACGGAAGCCACCGTTGATCAGATGGCAAAGGACGTCACAACGTTCCTGCACTGGGCCGCTGAACCAAAGCTTGAAGCTCGCAAGAGCACCGGCTTCATGGTGATGACATTCCTGGTGATCCTGGCAGGGCTGCTGTATTTCACGCAGCGCAAGATCTGGTCCGACCAGCATTAA
- the mtnA gene encoding S-methyl-5-thioribose-1-phosphate isomerase, translating to MKINGTHYRTIWPGADGASVEIIDQTLLPHRFETTLLRTLEDAARAIVTMRVRGAPLIGATAAYGLWLALRDDASDAALEKAAEVLMATRPTAVNLRWAIDDMMGHLRPAAHDARVALAFERAGQICDEDVEICRSIGQHGLPLIEAVAARKTGPVNILTHCNAGWVATVDWGTALAPIYMAHDKGIDVHVWVDETRPRNQGAALTAFELGAHGVPHTIIVDNAGGHLMQRGQVDLCITGTDRTTAAGDVANKIGTYLKALAAHDNSVPFYVALPGTTIDWTMTDGMAIPIEERSADEVTRMSGRTASGEVIDVDIAAPGSPAANPAFDVTPARLVTGLITERGVCEASAEGLAGLYPEHAGK from the coding sequence ATGAAGATCAACGGCACGCACTACCGCACCATCTGGCCCGGCGCTGACGGCGCGTCGGTTGAAATCATTGATCAGACGCTCCTACCGCACCGGTTCGAGACGACGCTGCTGCGCACACTTGAGGATGCAGCGAGGGCCATTGTCACCATGCGGGTGCGCGGTGCGCCGCTGATCGGGGCGACGGCTGCCTATGGGCTTTGGCTGGCCCTGCGTGACGATGCGTCGGACGCAGCGCTGGAGAAAGCCGCTGAGGTCTTGATGGCGACGCGGCCCACAGCCGTCAATCTGCGCTGGGCGATCGACGATATGATGGGGCATCTGCGCCCAGCGGCTCATGATGCGCGGGTAGCACTCGCGTTTGAGCGGGCAGGGCAGATCTGTGACGAAGATGTCGAGATATGCCGATCCATCGGGCAGCACGGATTGCCGTTGATCGAAGCTGTGGCCGCTCGCAAGACTGGTCCGGTCAATATTCTGACCCATTGCAATGCCGGCTGGGTGGCGACGGTGGACTGGGGCACGGCACTGGCGCCCATCTACATGGCCCACGACAAAGGCATTGATGTGCATGTCTGGGTGGATGAGACCCGTCCGCGCAATCAGGGTGCCGCCCTCACGGCGTTTGAGCTCGGGGCCCATGGCGTGCCGCATACCATCATCGTGGACAATGCGGGCGGGCATCTGATGCAGCGCGGGCAGGTTGATCTATGCATCACCGGCACGGATCGCACTACGGCTGCGGGTGATGTGGCTAACAAGATTGGAACTTACCTCAAGGCATTGGCGGCGCATGACAATAGTGTGCCGTTCTATGTGGCATTGCCGGGCACGACCATTGACTGGACGATGACGGATGGGATGGCCATTCCCATCGAAGAGCGCAGTGCTGATGAAGTGACGCGCATGTCTGGACGTACTGCGTCGGGTGAAGTGATCGACGTTGATATTGCTGCTCCTGGCTCACCGGCTGCGAACCCTGCTTTTGATGTGACGCCCGCACGTCTGGTTACTGGCCTCATCACGGAGCGCGGCGTGTGCGAGGCCAGTGCTGAGGGTCTTGCAGGGCTTTACCCGGAGCACGCAGGCAAATGA
- a CDS encoding 50S ribosomal protein L25/general stress protein Ctc, with amino-acid sequence MAETLALTAERRDRAGKGAARAARREDKVPAVIYGDKKEPTLIKVGSRDVTKLWNTGTLMSTLLDLDVEGDTTRVIARDVQLDPVRDWVIHVDFLRLGKGAKINVMIPVNFINEEASPGIDKDKGVLNVVRHEVELLCPASNLPDEITIDLTGKEIGDSIHISEVTLPEGAKPTITDRDFTIATIAAPTIAPIEDDAPEEPDAPEVENGGDADDAASSDD; translated from the coding sequence ATGGCAGAGACCCTGGCGTTGACCGCAGAGCGCCGCGACCGTGCCGGCAAGGGGGCCGCACGGGCAGCAAGGCGTGAGGACAAAGTTCCTGCGGTTATTTACGGCGACAAGAAAGAACCCACCCTCATCAAGGTTGGCTCACGCGACGTGACCAAGCTTTGGAACACCGGCACCTTGATGTCCACATTGCTGGACCTCGACGTTGAAGGCGACACCACCCGCGTGATTGCCCGTGACGTACAGCTTGATCCGGTGCGTGATTGGGTGATCCACGTTGACTTCCTCCGCCTTGGTAAGGGCGCGAAGATCAACGTCATGATTCCGGTGAACTTCATCAATGAAGAAGCAAGCCCCGGCATCGACAAAGACAAGGGTGTTCTCAACGTGGTCCGCCACGAAGTTGAGCTTCTCTGCCCTGCCTCCAACCTGCCTGACGAGATCACCATTGATCTCACCGGCAAGGAAATTGGTGACTCAATTCACATCTCCGAGGTGACCCTGCCCGAAGGTGCGAAGCCCACCATTACCGACCGCGACTTCACCATCGCTACAATCGCTGCACCCACAATTGCACCGATTGAAGATGACGCACCCGAAGAGCCGGATGCACCTGAAGTTGAAAACGGCGGCGACGCTGACGACGCTGCCAGCAGCGACGACTAG
- a CDS encoding class II aldolase/adducin family protein has product MSDMVLRQDVIDTACAMQASGLSPQRSGNVSVRSGDGFLITPTGMSYEDLTPEDVAYVAMDGSQPEGQRKPSSEWHMHQALFAARPQAQAVVHAHSAFAVALACLREDIPPFHYMIAVAGGKDIRCADYATFGTEDLARNAVAAMTDRKACLLANHGQLAFGDSLTSALELAHEVEDLCAQYWRARQVGNPVILDDAEMERVIAKFAGYGQQPGEDA; this is encoded by the coding sequence ATGAGTGACATGGTTCTGCGTCAGGACGTGATCGATACAGCGTGCGCCATGCAGGCCAGCGGGCTGTCGCCCCAGCGCTCAGGCAATGTCTCGGTGCGGTCCGGCGATGGTTTTTTGATTACGCCCACCGGCATGTCCTATGAGGACCTGACGCCTGAGGACGTGGCCTATGTGGCCATGGATGGCTCACAACCAGAAGGCCAGCGTAAGCCTTCCAGCGAGTGGCATATGCATCAAGCGCTCTTTGCAGCGCGTCCGCAGGCGCAGGCGGTCGTTCATGCCCATAGCGCGTTTGCCGTGGCGCTGGCATGTCTGCGAGAGGACATCCCGCCGTTTCACTACATGATTGCGGTTGCAGGTGGCAAAGACATCCGGTGTGCGGACTACGCGACATTCGGCACCGAAGATCTGGCTCGCAATGCGGTTGCAGCCATGACCGACCGCAAAGCCTGCCTGCTGGCAAACCATGGGCAGCTGGCCTTTGGGGACAGCCTCACATCCGCGCTGGAGCTGGCGCACGAGGTGGAAGATTTGTGCGCGCAATATTGGCGGGCGCGTCAGGTGGGCAATCCGGTGATACTTGATGATGCCGAGATGGAACGCGTCATCGCCAAATTTGCCGGATACGGACAACAGCCAGGAGAAGACGCATGA